TCCTACTGGATATATTGACTGTAACTTTTTCACCTCACATGACATCATTCTTTAACAGTTCAGAAGTGGCTGCGTAGCATTCATTATTTGGGTATGTCATAAATTACTTAACTGCTTACCCAGCTGGTGGACATTTAATGCTTCAAATTTTggttattgcaaataatgcttcagtgaacgtTCTTTGTTCCTAGACGTGAGACTGCAGTATATGTGTACCTGTCTGGCTTCCAAAGAGTGCTAAGTCACATGAAGTGACTTTTGGGGATTTAATCAAATAATCATATCATGTTTTTCACCTTAATAATGTAATGAGTGACAATAATTTCCAAATGTGGAACCCTGTTTAAATTCACAGAATATATTTAGCCAAAGAGATTTTTACTATTCTGTTGAatcagtttgcaaatatttaatttaggatgttgcatatatatattcataggtGATACTGATCTGAGATTACCCTTTTTCTGAACCCTGTGTTAGTCTGCTAATTAAAATGATGGGTTCTGGACTATGAATTATCTAGCATTGTGAAAGTTATGAGAACATTTTCCGGTTTTCTCTACGCTTTGGAACAGCCAAATAACGAGGAATTATCTGTTCCTTGGAGGCCTGATAGAATTAGCCTTTTATCATATGAGTCCGGTATTTTTTTGAGGCATTtattttgaggggttttttttccccatttccttcatgattattggtctgttcagattttctatcgTTCCTTTCCCTGAGTTATTTATGTTAGCTTGTATTTCCTTAGAAAGCCAAGTATTTCATCTCTGTTTTAAATGTATTAGTACAATGTCATACATACTgtcttaagatttttaaaatcttcatacCATTTCTCTTATGTTCTtaatttgttttgtcttttaagggacaaagactttaaaaccaGGCAGGCCACTCTTCTCTTCCTGCTGATAAATATTCTATAGGGCAGTGATTTTAAGACTTTAAAGACCAGTGATTTTAAGTGTGCATCACAATCACCTGAAGTGAACAGAGTAGAAAATGTAAATGTTGTAATCCTAtccattacactttttttttaaacaagaagtcCAAAATTCTAATGATCACTAGTATAAAGccagttcttcattttatagcCTTTGGCCTCTGTTGCCTTCAGTATGTGTGAGTACCCTCAAACAGGTACAGTTAGCATGTTTACCAAGGTtgcattttcagttttatatggGCTCTTTCCTATTAATTTGTGATTTCTTTCTTGTATCTTTAagaaaacataacttttataatcagaaaaatattcattttaaaatgtgtttaggaTTTGATAGTGTTCGTCAACAGAAATTACTAAGATAAGTTTGTGGTACTATTCAGACAGATTGTAGTTACAACCATGTTCAGATTTTACTGTTGGTAAAATGTAACAACTAAGTATAAGACTGAACTAATGAACAGTATCTTGTCAATTTTACAAGTTTAGGTGTTTTTTTCATTAGAAAACATATATACTGGTTGTAAAAAACTGAAACAGTGTAATGTTGTTTAAAGCAGTTACTCAAAGTTCCTTACGTGCCtgctcatttgttttttcacACAAATAGATTCACACTACATATACTATTTTGCAGtttgtttttttgaaaacttaatcatttatcattcttcctttaaCTTGAAGACTATTACTTCTAAACATATGTGGATTTAGGAGAAATAGAAATTATGAACAAAATCATAGTGGTAAATTTGCCTTTGTTGACCTTACTGTGTGGTTCATGAAATCTGTAGTTGAAAATAGATCCTCTTAAAAAGAGGGAAATCTTATGAAGAAGaataattaagtttttttttccttaaaatcttCTCATACTTTACTTGTTTCCggttttttctttgaattttggtgctatattttattataaaatagacaCAGGTTCAGTACCAACAGCAGCATGAACAACAGAAAAAAGATTTAGAAATCCTCCATCAACGAAACGTCCAGCAGCTGCAGAACAGACTGTCTGAGTTAGAATCGGCTAATAAAGACCTGACTGAAAGGAAATACAAAGGAGACGCCACCATCAGAGAGCTCAAAACAAAACTGTCTGGTGTTGAGGAGGTATTGGCTGTTGTTGTGTTtggtcttttttcccccccaaatttaAGAGCATGTTTTACTTTGGTTACTTATTGCTCATGTGGATGGTGCCCCTCTGGATGTTCTGCAGGGATCTCTTGTGGTCTTAGGGTGGTCAGTTCAAAGACTaccaaaaaaaattgagaatCTGAAATCTAGTTAAATGGGCTAATTTAGAACAGAACTAAGGTAAAGTTGGATCTTTTTGGTTCGGTTCTTGAGGAGCAGCTCATCGGCACAGCCCTCAGATTCTTCAGTGTACTTTTAATGTCAGCGCAGTGTCTGGAGCTCAGGGTGCTCAGTGTTGACAGGGCTGGGTCTTTCAGCCTGCTCAACGTATCGCACCGCTATGGAGTTTACTGTctagtaataatgataataacacaGTAACGATAATAGTTTATGCTTACCGAACGCTGTTTTAAGTGCTTTGCAtagattaactcatttaattagaacaattattttaaagaaggTAATGTTATTATCCCCACTATACAAATGatgaaactaaggcacagagaggttaagtaacttgtctaagtTTGCATAGCCAataagcagaagagtgaggatAGGAACCCTCTATTATCTGCCTATCTCTAGTACTACCTTGTTCTTTTAggcaacaaatttaaaaaatcttagtaGTACTTTTATTGATGCTTTGGCACTGATGATAAACTCCTTACAAGCACTGTCATACATTATTGTCCTATGAGTTGTTAGAAGACATATATATAGTTTTGTTATGTCtatcatatttaaatataaagatcaGCCGTATTCTAACTCAAAAGACATCCAACTCCCTTTCAGCAGTCTGTTATGCTTAGAAACTCTAAAGCCTGACTGATTTTGTGTTCAGATCCTCTTAGCATTCTGCCCAACGATAGGTGTCTTCAGTCCCTCCTCCCTACTCCCTTCACCTTTCATGCCAGTTAGTTAGTTAGTAAACAGTTCAGCTGCCATAGTACATTGCACAGTGAATGCTTCACTGTGATGCTctgtggtttcttcttttttagcCCTGAAAGTGACCAGTGTATAAACAGTGTGGTTTGTTACATTGATTTTCATATAATTTAATCAAATAGTTCTTCCAGGGTTTTCAAAAGACTTTCAAATTATGAGTCCTGGGAactttccttttttaacttttgagtATTGTTACCTAATTATATTAAAGTATACCTTTTAAATGTTAGTGccctaaaaataataattactgtCATTTATTAGGTATTTACTATGTATCAGCTATATGCTACGTAGTTTACGTAAGGGtttttgtgaagatgaaatgaattaatttctgaagtgttatttctgttttacaaactAGGGAACTGAAAATTAAGGATGTTAAGTaattcccaagatcacacagtggaGCCAGGTTTTGCATTTATCTGTTGTTAGCACTTCTAAAACTACTTGGTATAATAGTGCTTCTAAAACCCCTATGTTATAATACTATTaaagtattttgtaaattttctattaaaaatgaaaactaactaGGAATACTACATAGTGGACTTTAGTATACTGGCAACATTTGGGCTGGTATTAACTGATTGAGATGTGATCTAGTCTAGATTTTTACACAGTCGATTTTTAATTAACAAttattgtttgcttttgctttaaaGCTTGAACCAAAAGGAAATCCAGAGTGTTAACATATTTGTTGAAGTGAAAAGATATTTGTAGTATATTctatgaagaaaattataaaagtgCACTATATAGTcgctttaaaaaagtaaatctgTATAGATaagcaagagagaaaaatgttAACTCTAGATTATGGCTCTCACCCTTGGCTACCCTTCGAGTCAGTTGGAGAGCTCAGATCACACCTGACAGCAATGAAGGCAGAATCCCTTGGACATGGTACCAGGCATCGGGAGCTGTGAAAGCTTCCCAGGGGATTCCAGCATGCAGATTAGACGGCGAATCACCACATAGATGGCAGAGTGATaggctttatttgtttattttatgtattttgaaattctgTTACAATGAGCATTTATTACCTAAGTGATTTCTTAAAACTGTAAATTTCAGAAAGTTCTTGTTGCTGGTTTTTTAAAGTTGTAGTAATTAATTCATAAATCAGGattgttttattttcccttgTTGTGATTGAATTAACACATTTTACAATTATATTCCAAATCTACAAGTCACGTAGACCTTTAGAGAGAGAGACCTTCATGTCCTTTAAAGAACATCAATACTAGACCTTTAAAACTATTAAGGagactttttctattttaaatatcttaGTTATAAATAACCAAACCAGTCAACTTCCCTTTTTCATAATGCGTCCTTCTTTCCGTCCTCTAGGAGCTCCAGCGGGCTAAGCAAGAAGTTCTCTCTTTGCGAAGAGAGAATTCTACACTAGATGCTGAatgccatgaaaaagaaaagcatattaATCAGCTACAAACAAAAGTGGCCGTTTTAGAACAGGAAATCAAGGATAAGGACCAGCTTGTTTTAAGAACAAAAGAAGCATTTGATACAATCCAGGAACAAAaggtctattttaaaattttcttaaattgatGATCATATTTATGAGTGATGCTTTACATAAATAAACACAAATGTCCTAattattcatgtttttaaaaatacatgtcagGTGGCTTTAGAAGAAAATGGTGAGAAAAATCAGGTACAACTAGGAAAACTTGAAGCTACAATAAAATCATTATCAGCTGAACTTCTTaaggtttgtttttaaaagcttaatagaatattaatatttcattGGATTATATAGAGATATACATATGAAGCTCTTTTACAGGCAAATGAAATTATCAAGAAGTTGCAAGGGGATCTAAAGACTCTAATGGGTAAATTGAAactgaagaatacagtaactaTTCAGCAGGAGAAACTCTTggctgagaaggaagaaaaattacaaaaggaaCAAAAGGAATTACAAGATGTTGGACAGTCTCTCCGAATTAAAGAGCAAGaagtaattaatattttatattttttgtttgtgtaaCTATTTGCAAAGCATAACAAATTTCctcagatatattttttaaatttctgctttgttatattaGAGAATGGCTTTGGCTTTTTTCCCAAAAGAATGTGACTATAATGAACAGAACTTAATAACCTATTTCAGTTTGAGAAGTTACTTATCATTACTGAAATACCTCGttcatatgtatgtgtgcgtgtgtgtatatatgtatatgtgtatatgtataattatgtgtacatatataatttattacatTGATCAGctgatttctttcttatttaataataatagtaattaattACTCAATAGTAAtacatttcttcagtttttattttagtctttaTTATACTTACTATGAGGATTATGTATTTCAGGTATGCAAACTACAAGAACAATTAGAAGCAACTGTTCAGAAACTTGAAGAAAGCAAACAActtctgaaaaataatgaaaaatgtaagtattttaccttttttatgtAAATGAGGTTTGTAGTTTTATTCTCAacctgaaaattttatttgaattaataAATCTAGGTAAATCAAGATACTGCTATACACAAATAATCTTTAAATATACCATCTTAATATCTTTGCTATAGTAAATTTTATCATCTACCCTATAAAGCATTTACATCATTATAAAAAAAGAACCTATCACATGTATTGTAACccaaaattaaaacttaatagaatattaatatttaataataattaaagatGTTGACAATATTGActataattttctatttaaattcttCACTCCTTGTTATAATTGCTGTGTTTAGCTACTAGTAATAATATGAAttatttgaaacaaaaataatgagATTAAGCTTTAACTGTTTCTCAGTTTCTAGTATTGATTATCAGAAATAAGAATTTGAACTTTAAATAAACTGTAAAATATCCTTCTAGAAATGAAAACCTTCAAAGAGATCCTTGACTAGCAGAAATATGTGTTTCTAATCGTAAAAGAGTAAGGAATCCTGTGGCAGTTTCTAAAATAAGATCGTTAATGACAGAAATTTAGGTGAATCTATATTATTCTCCTGTGACATAAGGtggttttaaaaactttaaaaaatttcaataaaacttttcaATAGTCTTCTAAAATTATTAGAaagattaaaatattcaaaattctttagcttgattcttgttgttttgtttaaGTAATCACATGGTTAAAtaaagaactaaatgaaaatcaGGTAGTGAGAAAGCAAGATGTGTTGGGACCTTCTACCACCTCACCTCTACATTCTGGGAGCAATACcatcagaagtggaatttctccAAACTCCAATGTGGTAAGATTTAAATTAAGATGTTGTGAATGTTCTTAGtaaatttttgaaaacaaaaatgttagGTTCTGGTACTAATATGACTGAAGTTCTAGTTTTTGATACTGAAGTAGAGTTTAAGTTGCATTTGGAAGTAGGACGTAAAGGTATATTTGTTCTTAACAAAGAAGCTTTTAAAGGCACATTTGTAAGATTTTGATGAATATACAAATCATTCAGCATTAACTAAAGTAATGCCAAATGTGCTGAAAaactgtaacacacacacacacacacacacacacacacacgaagtattTAGGAGACCTCAAGAAAGGAGAATAGATTATGGCCTCAAATTTAGAATTGGGATGGAAGGAGCCTAAACAGAATtccattagaaataaaagagaaaggctTGTCAGCTCTAGATTCTGGAAGAACCTAGTTACACGATTTAAGCTTTCTGGCTCTGAGGACCTGAGGTCTGGTCTCAGCTAGGCCTACATATTGCTAGGAAGTGGCCTTGTACGTACAGCTGGGCTTTGGGTCTCCTGTTGATCATAAACAGTTTCACAGAATATCAGCCTTGGACGAGACCACTCTGTGATTGTGATGGATCAAGGCAAAAACAAGACAACTTTATAATCATGTCTGAACACAGACAAAAATATGACATTGCCAAACCACACAAATGGGCAAGCATCCTTCTTTCCTGGCTAAAGTGTGACTGCTACTCATTACCAATTACAGTTTCAGCCTTAATACATTCCTCCTGTCTTATTAGATAAAATTTATTCAGGTACCCAGTCATACAATTATCCCCGTTTCTTAATAGCATTCAATCCACAGCAAAGCCTCATGTCCTTAAACTGTTCCTTAAATCACCTAACACATGCCCAAGTCCAGTAGGCAAGTCCCTTTAACACTGCCTTACTGAGCCTCCCCTCTTACTAGGATCCTCACAGCGTGTGGTCTTCTTTGTTGCAAGGAGCAGCAAACACAGCGTGTACACTATAGACATGTTTCTGGTAGTCTTTGGAAGGCATTGGCGgggtatttaaaatgcaaatccgTGATCACTTTGAATTATTAGCCTACCCTAGTAAATGAAATAGTACTTGATGTTTAaagaagggaaaatatttctgCTAAATTGGGAAAAGGTGCAGAATGAAATGCTTGGTACTGAATTACAAACTTGAAAAAGCTTGATAGGCTTAATCTTAACGACTGATGATAAATAGCTGTGTGAAAGGTGTATTTGTCATGCAGCCGCTGATGCACGTAAGTGCTTCTTAAGATCTGTGTTTTGTCCTCTTACAAAACTAAAGGTTTCATGACATTACTAGTGAGGTTACTATATTGAAAATCAGTGGCAGAGCAGACTTTTGTCTTAGTCTACTTAAGAGCACAAACATTATTTCTACTCAACCtggtagaaaattatttttattttatccctGATTGGACTCTTGATCTATGACTCTAGCTCCTCACTCCCCTTTTCAGGAATGGGGAGGCTTAGAGGGAACCAAGGTGATTCAGAGGTCTTTGTTTTACTTCAGTTCAGAGGCAGGTTccagtggttttgttttgtctaAACTTACACAGCCACCCTGAAGAGCTCTCTGGGCAAAGGTATCCAGCCTCATGCTGTATAATAAAGCAGAGTTTTGTAGTGTCATCGTAGACAAAATTGGCCTCCGAGATAGTGCTCTTAACTATCAGGTATTTAATAATAGATGATGGATCACCAAATACTACTCAGAACTCATTTCTCAttcttaaccttttttatgtttttatttttaggttgaTGGTAGACTGACTTACCCAACTTGTGGGATTGGTTATCCTGTCTCCTCTGCGTTTGCATTCCAGAACACCTTTCCCCATCCTCTATCTGCCAAAAATACTATCCATCCAGTTTCAGGACCAAAGGTAGCCAGATTATCTAATACGctctttttggggaaaaaatatagCAGTTTATAAACATGCAaatgttttttcatttaaattttttttctttgatcagTTGCTAAGTATTAGGTGATGTATaagatgagtttatttctgaatagtataTATGCTTACGGGAAATATATGCACTATATGATATTTTTTGGGTCAGTATAACTTATAAAAACCTGGATATCAGCATGCTTAAACTTGATTTATTCCTGTTCAACCTctccatttttattcattcttttacttaCATCTCCTACAACGGTCAAACTTATCTAGAGTTACTGACTTCATATTACTGGTATATTATTAGTTGTGGTGACATTTTTGGATTCCATTGTCAGGATTTAAGGGTCTGATAGGTGGACttataaaaaattgtaaaatacactTCTGGCAACATTATCTCAAATAGCATATGCTTGGCAATCCCTCCAAACCCTGATTTATGTGCTAAGGCTTCTTTCCACCCACTTttcatcattattgttattactaaTGTCTTAGatttatacattgttttcctatGTATTATAATTCTATTTTCACAGTAATTTAATCCACCCAGATGAGCCactaattctgttttctttcctagcTTTAGGTCCAAATTGACTTTTTCCTAAATCATGGAGATAAACgtttttgaaaagaatgttttataAAAGATAGAGTTGAGGACTTTGGAACTGCTGCTATAAACTGTTTGTCAAATTGGTTTTGAGCTGCCCTAAAAATAAGTTGGAGGTGTTGCCTAGGCATGTACTTCTTATTAGTTTTAGCCTTATTAACTATCGTTCAGAGGTATTGAGAATTCTCAATGAAATGAGAAGTAAGCCTGAGTTTTTATGCTTAGAATATTACTATGTGAAGAGTATTTAGATGCATTTAATTGGCTTTTCTTACATTGCTTATTGAAAATTGGATATGTGTATTCAAaggaatactatttttaaaacaaatataggtATATTCAAGTATGCTTTACATCTTGGTATCAAATTTTTTCTTCAGAATTATTGAATTCACAGTTGCTTTTTATTATAAACAGCTTTCCAGGAATTTATATAATGTTCAAAATGAGGACAAGACTTTCTGCAGATAATTGCTTAGTTGGTAGGATTAAATATGACTTATGAAATAGTAATATTACCTTTGTTATAGCTCTTATGGAATCTGAGGAATTATTATGACAAGTATGTTCATAAACATGGAAGCTTTCAGTGATTTCCTGTTTTACTGATctccatatttttcttttccattatggtttattagaAGATGCggagtataattccctgtgctattcacTAGGACATTGTTGGatctccatattcttttttttttaaattgaagtatagttggcttacaatgttgtgttaatttctggtgtacagcattgtgatttaattatacatatatatacatattcctttttatattctttttcattataggttattacaagatattgaatatagttcccgtgtgctatacagtaggagcttgttgtttatctgttttatatatagtagctagtatctgcaaatcccaatttatccctctaccctcccctttccccctggtaaccgtaagtgttttctatgtctgagcctctttctgttttgtaaataagttcatttgtataatttttttagatttcacatattaagtggtatcctatggtatttttctttctctttctggcttatttcacttagtatgacaatctccactttcatccatgttgctgcaaatgatattgttattttttatggctgtgttgtattccattgtatgtatttactacatcttctttatccattcatttgttgatggacatgtgcTTGTGTTgcttgtgtcttggctattgtatatagtgctgctgtgaacattgcatCTCCATATTCTTTTGATCATGCATACCTAACAGcaagagcaacaacaacaatgaaaTCTTTAATGAAATCTTTAAGCTTGAATCTCCAGTATATGAATATTTAATTGTGAATTGAATCCATATACTACTCAATTATAGTGGTTTAAAAAGTGGAATCTAGCATTAGAGTTTAAATCCTGCCTCTATCAGTATGAAGTTGGGCAAGctaccaacaaacaaaaaacaacatcCAACGGTTATATTTCAGTTTCTCCAGTTGAAAAATGGAGCAATAGTTTTATGTATCTTACTGGATTATTGTGAAAGTTAAGTGAACTAATGCGTTTGCTTAGAATAGTGCTTGATGTATAAGTGCTTCattaatattagctattattaataaactaaaaatagaaattaaagaatgagattaaaaatatgtatagaaagaaaaataccatatatcactgatatatggaatgtaaaaaaaaaagagaacactaatgaactcatctaaaaacagaaacagacttgaagaccataaacaatcttatggttaccaggggaaagggagtgggtagAGTTAAAgttaggaatttgagatttgcaaatgttacccatatatataaaaatagattttaaaaaattttcttctgtataccacagggaactgtattcaatatcttataatcttTAATGAcatagaatatgaaaacgaatatatgtgtgtatatgcatgactgagacattgtgctgtacaccagaaattaacacattgtaactgactgtacttcaattaaaaaaaattttactaatCAGTGtcacaggattttttttctcatgcctAGTGGGTGGTTGTAATCACTGCCTGCGTTGGAGACCACTGATCTAGGTAGTCTTGTGCTAGCAGCTATGGCGATTCAAACATGTTCTtttaaattcagttaaaaaaatgtttaatacatTGAATCTGTGATATATCTGATTTCTTAAAATCTTAATTTCAAGATTTAGTACATTCAAGTATGTTTAACTGTGAGGATGTAAAATAACATGAGTTAAATTAAATAAGAAGCAACATCATGCCAAAGGAAgtacataggaatattttaaaagattgtgCCGTGCTGACCAATAGATCACTggataattttaaaacaagacagacaaaataacttgtttcttctgctttatttttgaaGACAATAGTCTCCAagggttcattcattcagtaaatactgaaTGAATGTCTACTGTGGCCAGACATTGTTCTAGTTGTAAAAGATAGAGCAGTTTGTGGTGAAACACCACTGTGATAGTAAACCGTAATGTCTTTCAAAGTAAACTGTTATTAAAGAGGAGATGTTATTTGGGTCAAAGAAAATGCTTGTGATAAGATCTCTTAAACACTGtaatttctgattctttttgTGTGGCATAAATTCACAAAGTAAGACATGATCATATTTCATTGTGGAGATTATGAAGTAGATGAGGGATTTTCCACAATGAGAGAAGAGCTATCTAGGATCAGatgattaatttattttgataGTGTTTTTAGCGCAAAGTGTGTATTTACAGACAGATTTTATCTAGAGATAGCATTTCTTAGTTTGATTAACTACCTCATTCACTGGATGGTtctaaattatttctatttcttttgtattaactattttaaaaaatagataatatatgAGCATGGGAAGCTCCCAAACGTATAAGAGAATATACTATTTATATGTCCCTCCGGGGGTCCCTAGTCCactcctcaggaaaaaaaaaaaaaatcactgttaagAATTTCTTGTggtattttccaaaaatatttaaaggatatACAAGGATATCTgtaaatgtatgtgtgtttgtatacgTGAGTGTCTGTATAGATAGGTATCAATAGTGCATGCCGGCTGATCTACACTttgcttttttcatagaaatataaaGTATCTGCTTTGGTGAAATAACTGAATcgtttgcccattttaaaatttgattgtttctcttattactgagttatgagttcttcatatattctcgATATAAATAGTTCATCAGGTatgtgatttgcaagtatttctcccaatctgtggtttctttttcattttctcttttgaagCACAGAAAGTTTCTAATTTGATTAAGTCTAGTTTATCAGAGTTTTTTCTTTAGTGAATCATGCTTTTGGAATCATATCTAAGAACTTTGTCCAGCCACAGGTTGAAAATAAGATCTGTGTTCCACTCTGAGTTACTTTTTATGTATGGTATGAGGTTTAAGGGtcttggttctttttttattttggaatgtgGATATCCAATTATCTCAGTAAcacttatttaaaatacttttgttgTTCAGTTGTCTAGACACTTTTGCTGGAACATTTGACCATAAATGTAaggatttctgggctctcaattctgctTCATTGATTGtccttgtgccagtaccacactgtcatGATTACTGTGACTTTATTAAGTTTTTTAATTGAGTAGTATAAATCTTCCAACTCTCCTCTTTTTCAAActtgtttcattattttagatACTTTATATTTCCACGTAAATGTTTGGATCATCTTGTCAGTTTCTACAAAATAGTCTGCTTGGATTTtgatagagtatatagaatttataggTCAATTTTGCAAGAAATGTTATTTTGACAATATTTAGTTTTCTAATCCATGAATGTTAAATGTCTGtttatttaaatgttatttaatttctctcagatTTGGCAGTTTTCAGTGTCAAATATTACAATTcttttactaaatttatttttaagtatattattattttgatgctattgtgaatatAATTGTTTTATTGATTACTCTCTCGGAGTATTTATTAATGCTGTATAGGAatgtaattgatt
This genomic interval from Vicugna pacos chromosome 9, VicPac4, whole genome shotgun sequence contains the following:
- the SASS6 gene encoding spindle assembly abnormal protein 6 homolog isoform X2, which encodes MQRLRGKDLVIRLTDDTDPFFLYNLVISEEDFQSLKFQQGLLVDFLAFPQKFIDLLQQCTQEQAKEIPRFLLQLVSPAAILENSPAFLNVVETNPFKHLTHLSLKLLPGNDVEIKKFLADCLKCSKEEKLSLTQSLDDVTRQLNFTQKTLSEKIQELDKLRNEWASHTAALSNKHSQELTNEKEKALQTQVQYQQQHEQQKKDLEILHQRNVQQLQNRLSELESANKDLTERKYKGDATIRELKTKLSGVEEELQRAKQEVLSLRRENSTLDAECHEKEKHINQLQTKVAVLEQEIKDKDQLVLRTKEAFDTIQEQKVALEENGEKNQVQLGKLEATIKSLSAELLKANEIIKKLQGDLKTLMGKLKLKNTVTIQQEKLLAEKEEKLQKEQKELQDVGQSLRIKEQEVCKLQEQLEATVQKLEESKQLLKNNEKLITWLNKELNENQVVRKQDVLGPSTTSPLHSGSNTIRSGISPNSNVVDGRLTYPTCGIGYPVSSAFAFQNTFPHPLSAKNTIHPVSGPKVQFNLQFTKPSTSLGDVQSGTINPCSTDKENGENLGLESKYLKKREDSIPLRGLSQNLFNNAEHQKDGTVGALQASSKPAVLPSASSAYFPGQLPNS
- the SASS6 gene encoding spindle assembly abnormal protein 6 homolog isoform X1 is translated as MSQVLFQQLVPLQVKCKDCEERRVSIRVSIELQSVSNPVHRKDLVIRLTDDTDPFFLYNLVISEEDFQSLKFQQGLLVDFLAFPQKFIDLLQQCTQEQAKEIPRFLLQLVSPAAILENSPAFLNVVETNPFKHLTHLSLKLLPGNDVEIKKFLADCLKCSKEEKLSLTQSLDDVTRQLNFTQKTLSEKIQELDKLRNEWASHTAALSNKHSQELTNEKEKALQTQVQYQQQHEQQKKDLEILHQRNVQQLQNRLSELESANKDLTERKYKGDATIRELKTKLSGVEEELQRAKQEVLSLRRENSTLDAECHEKEKHINQLQTKVAVLEQEIKDKDQLVLRTKEAFDTIQEQKVALEENGEKNQVQLGKLEATIKSLSAELLKANEIIKKLQGDLKTLMGKLKLKNTVTIQQEKLLAEKEEKLQKEQKELQDVGQSLRIKEQEVCKLQEQLEATVQKLEESKQLLKNNEKLITWLNKELNENQVVRKQDVLGPSTTSPLHSGSNTIRSGISPNSNVVDGRLTYPTCGIGYPVSSAFAFQNTFPHPLSAKNTIHPVSGPKVQFNLQFTKPSTSLGDVQSGTINPCSTDKENGENLGLESKYLKKREDSIPLRGLSQNLFNNAEHQKDGTVGALQASSKPAVLPSASSAYFPGQLPNS
- the SASS6 gene encoding spindle assembly abnormal protein 6 homolog isoform X3 — encoded protein: MSQVLFQQLVPLQVKCKDCEERRVSIRVSIELQSVSNPVHRKDLVIRLTDDTDPFFLYNLVISEEDFQSLKFQQGLLVDFLAFPQKFIDLLQQCTQEQAKEIPRFLLQLVSPAAILENSPAFLNVVETNPFKHLTHLSLKLLPGNDVEIKKFLADCLKCSKEEKLSLTQSLDDVTRQLNFTQKTLSEKIQELDKLRNEWASHTAALSNKHSQELTNEKEKALQTQVQYQQQHEQQKKDLEILHQRNVQQLQNRLSELESANKDLTERKYKGDATIRELKTKLSGVEEELQRAKQEVLSLRRENSTLDAECHEKEKHINQLQTKVAVLEQEIKDKDQLVLRTKEAFDTIQEQKVALEENGEKNQVQLGKLEATIKSLSAELLKANEIIKKLQGDLKTLMGKLKLKNTVTIQQEKLLAEKEEKLQKEQKELQDVGQSLRIKEQEVCKLQEQLEATVQKLEESKQLLKNNEKLITWLNKELNENQVVRKQDVLGPSTTSPLHSGSNTIRSGISPNSNVVDGRLTYPTCGIGYPVSSAFAFQNTFPHPLSAKNTIHPVSGPKKYKVSALVK